One stretch of Hymenobacter chitinivorans DSM 11115 DNA includes these proteins:
- a CDS encoding phosphoadenylyl-sulfate reductase, translating into MQVASEALVIGLRQQLAGHSALEVLTAVAAQFPGQAIFSTSFGLEDQIITHLIFEHNLPIKVFTLDTARNFQETYSTWNKTLLRYGKAIEPYFPQQAAVEQLLLEKGPNSFYDSVDNRKECCGIRKVEPLRRALRGQQAWFTGIRAEQSANRQDMHAVEWDAGHQLLKFHPLFDWTFEQCWDFVHAHSIPFNPLHQQGFVSIGCAPCTRAIRAGEDFRAGRWWWEDQSAKECGLHSTHNGPDPVVEPVNAFTLG; encoded by the coding sequence GGCCTGCGTCAGCAGCTGGCCGGGCATTCAGCCTTGGAAGTACTCACGGCCGTGGCCGCGCAGTTTCCGGGTCAGGCCATTTTCTCGACTTCCTTCGGCCTCGAAGACCAGATTATCACCCACCTGATTTTCGAGCACAACCTGCCCATCAAGGTCTTCACCCTCGACACGGCCCGCAACTTCCAGGAAACCTACTCTACTTGGAATAAAACGCTGCTGCGCTACGGTAAAGCCATTGAGCCCTACTTCCCCCAGCAAGCCGCCGTGGAGCAGCTCCTGCTCGAAAAAGGCCCCAACAGCTTCTACGACAGCGTGGACAACCGCAAGGAATGCTGCGGCATCCGCAAAGTAGAGCCGCTGCGGCGGGCGTTGCGGGGCCAGCAGGCGTGGTTTACCGGCATCCGGGCCGAGCAGTCGGCCAACCGCCAGGACATGCACGCCGTGGAGTGGGACGCGGGCCATCAGCTCCTCAAGTTTCACCCCTTGTTCGACTGGACCTTCGAGCAGTGCTGGGACTTCGTGCACGCACACAGCATCCCGTTCAACCCCCTGCACCAGCAGGGCTTCGTGAGCATCGGCTGCGCGCCCTGCACCCGGGCCATCCGGGCCGGCGAGGATTTCCGGGCCGGACGCTGGTGGTGGGAAGACCAGTCGGCCAAGGAATGCGGGCTGCACAGCACCCACAACGGCCCCGACCCAGTGGTCGAGCCCGTCAACGCTTTTACTCTGGGCTGA